The Phacochoerus africanus isolate WHEZ1 chromosome 9, ROS_Pafr_v1, whole genome shotgun sequence genomic sequence GAGCAGGGGGCTGTTGTATGAAAAACTAGCACAGGGTGGGAGGGAAATAAAGATTCTTACATAAGAACACTTAGCATATCCAGGAGCAATCCTAGTGAGAAGCATTATACAGAGTAGGAGCTCAGGCCTAAGAGGTGTAGCTTTAGGACAATTAAGACTTCGCAGTGGGATACATCCGTTGACCTGATTTATTACTGATTACTGTTATAGCTGGCCCGGGCACCCAGGCTGCTGCCCAAGaggcccctgccctctgcccccttgCCCCTACTTCTTATCCTTTTTACAGATTCATAAATGCTGTGAAAAGAATCCTGGCTTGAGAGTCCAGAAATCCAGTTTCAGATCCTGATTCTGCCACCCATTccctgtgtgactgtgggcaagcTGCTTACCTTCTCTGGGCTTCATTCCTAAACTATAGAATTGAAGCATGTGCTTGGCAATCAGATGCTGGGTTTGAGTTCTGGCTCTGCTTATGTCTgtttgactttgggcaagttagttTGCTTCTCTGTCCCTACCTCTCAGAATGGATGCCTGAGGATTGTGAGATAACATGGGCCCACAAGCCCTTATCTGAAACACTGGGCCAAATGGAGGCCAGATTTCAGAATCCCTGTTATTTGATGTGCATATGGCACGTGTAATATGTTACTTAACCCCTGCAGAAGGGTTGACGGCGGGACTCTCATCCAAGAGTTTAATATTTCCATAGCAAAATCAATGACTAGTTATGCGAAGTGAGATAGTCTATAAATAGCCTATCAGAGCAGGTCAGGTTTTGCAACcaagagagttcccatcacatAGATGGGGAAAAAATCATAGAGATTTTCAGAGTGTTTTGAGGGTCAGAATTAGGGCAAAGTGCTGGTAAACAcctgaactggagttcccatcgtggcgcagtggttaacgagtccgactaggaaccatgaggttgcgggttcggtccctgcccttgctcagtgggttaacgatccggcgttgccgtgagctgtggtgtaggttgcagacgcggctcggatcccgcgttgctgtggctctggcataggccggtggctacagctccgattcgacccctagcctgggaacctccatatgccgcgagagtggcccaaagaaatagcaaaaagacaaaaagtaaataaataaataaaaattttaaaaaaaacaaaaataaaaaataaataaataaaataaacacctgAACCGCTGGCCGCAGTGCCTGTCGCAGAGAAGGTGTGCAGTAAACGCTGCCCTCAACAGTGTCTCCTTGCCACACCTGCTCTTCACAGGGATGGCCTGTGAATGGTCTTTTACACTTCCAAGCATCTTGCTCTTGGAGTTGCTATCgtagctcagtgataacgaacctgactagtatccatgaggatgtgggttccatccctggcctcactcagtgggttaaggatctggtgttgccgtgagctgtggtgtaggctggcagctgcagctccaattcaacccctagcgtggaacttccatatgcctgggagtggcccttaaaaaaaaaaaaaaaagacaaagcatttTGCTTTTAGGTTGGCCTTTCATGGCTCAAAGCAAAAAGTTTCTAAGGCTGGAATGAGGAAGTAATTAGGCCAGGATGCTGCCTCAGGGCTCCAAATCATTCCAGAGGTAGCCAAGTACCTGAGCCGGCAGCCAGACCCAGGTAGCCTGGCCCTGCAACTTCCTGGAGCTCTCTGAGCCCAATCCTCCTATCATGAGGCAGGGCCAGGCCACAGGAGGTGGCTGAGGAATGGCAGCACGCCCCTCACAAAGGAAGCAGAGAATCTTTGGGGACTGAGTTCTTGAGGTTCTTCTACCACTGCCTGACATTGACAGGGAGTCTTAACCAGTGGCCTCTCAGAGGCCCATGCATACAGTCTTTCTCACACAGGACTGTCACCTGATAAGAAGATCTATCTATGTTGATATCTCTGTGCCTACTGCCTGGAGAAGAACTGGTGGCTGGTGAGGTGCTTTTAGTGTTGGTAGTGGTGTTGCTCACTGCCTGCCAAGGGAACAACCCAGGGGCGCCCAAGCTTTGGGAATGTTTTCAACACCTATGACCAGCAGGGGGCGCTCATAGCATTTAAGACACAAGAGCTGGCTGGCCCTGGTGTGGCAATGAGCTGTTCCACCCCATCCTGCTGCCCTCATTACAGCTTGCCTGGTAGAGAATGGCTGTTCACACCTAGTGGTGTGACTCCACAGACAAGGAGATTCGATTGAAGGTTGTCTGTGAGAAGCAGCAGCATGAGCTGAGCTCACTAAAAAAGCAACATCCAAATCTGTCCTCAGGAACTTTAGTCCTACAAGATGCTTGTTAGGGAAAAGGGTTCTTTGGTCATATGAATTTGTGGCTGCAGACATTCTCCTCTTAGAGCTTTGCATTGGACTTCAGCATGttcaaggctctgagaagtcctgcagtaaTGGAACTAACCCAGTGTCTACCCAAGCTACTTTTTCTGCTAATTCAACAACTATTAACATCTTGAGGAAGCGTTACTCTGGGAAAAAACTGTTTAAGAACAGGGTCTGCCTAAGGGTTGCAAAGATGATACAATAAGATTCAGACCCCTGTAGACCAGCCTGAGCTCTGCAGCTTTCCCCATGGGGACCTCCTTTCTCTACTCATACGCGCAGCCCCAGGCTCTGTCCATCACGGCTGCATCTTAGAAGCTAATCCGTAAGCTGAAGTCTTCTCACCCCTTTCAGCTGCCTTGGGTCTAGTTCCTGAAGAAAACCTCCCCCTTTCCACCTGCCCTGGAAGTTTCTGGTCCCTCATATCTTCCCCATGAGTTAAAAAAAGCCAGTGCAGGCCTTTTGCCTATGGAGCCAAGAGCTTTCAAGAGCCAAGCCACAGAGGAGGCCATTCCTTTAATGCGCTCTGCCAAGGCATATGAGCAGCTGACCACCAAATGGTGGGGTTCTTCCTTCCATAGGGTACTTGTTTTGGGGGAGCTCCCTCgggtttaaaaacaaacacatcctTTCAGACCCAAAAGACTAAGTCAGTAGTGGTAGAATCTGATGTgtcagagaggaagggaaaggaactTTCCAGCATCCATAAATCCCAGAATGTGGACACTGCTTTCTCGGGAAGATAACATATATGAGCCTAGGGATTGAGCGGGCCCGAAAGACTCAGTAAGGAGACCACTGGGGAAGCGAGCTGTTCCCTACGCCAGGTAGCTCTTTGTTCCCACCTCCCCTCATTGTCCTGTCTCGGGCTCCTGTTTCTCTGGGCTGTGACAACGAGAACATCAGTGACTAGTAAAGGATACGTGggctgaagagaaaggaagggcgTCCATGGCAGCCTGCGGGGCCCCCTGCTCCATTTTCACCGAGGGAATGATGGGAAGTCTTTCCAGACAGGAGGCCATGAAGGGCCAGGGGCACTGCTGCCGGCTCAGAGCCAGCGGTCGCAATGTGGCAGCTCCCCAAGGTCGCAGGGCCGCCTCCGACGAGGGGTGACTCTGGGGAGACGAGTCCTGGGGAAGACTGCTGCTCCAGTGGCCAccgggtccctggcccaggagctggcTGACAGTCTGATCTTCCTGGACGTGGGCAGGCACAGTCAAGGGACAGTTTGCTGGGGGACCCGGATAGGGTTTGGGGAGCATTCTTGGAGAGACGGGGAACCTGGGAGAATCTAGAGCCTTGGCCAGAGGCAAGTTTCCCAGTGGCCCCCCCGCCTGTGGCTGGGCCCTCCTGGGCAAGGCAGCCGGAGAAAGTTGGTCTTTCCAGGCACCTGCCTCGGGAGATGACGGCTCATCTGGCACCAGCCCCTGGAAGCGTCTGCTCAGCTGAGTCAGGGGCCCTGGTGGATCCAGTAGCAGCTTTTGTAATACTGAGTCTACAGCCTGGGATATTGCCCCCATCAATTCTTTCTTCAGAATCACCAGCAAAGGCCGTGCTCCAGAAGGAAGGAACCTGGCTTCCTCAGACACGCTCTGTTTTTCCACCCTGGAGAGGGCCCCGCTGGAACCCTGGAGGTGGTCACTGTCCATAGCCCAGGGCTGAGACCCATAGCCATTCATCTGCTTTACCCTCAGAGGGCCCGTCCCCGTGTCACAGCCTCCTGGGCCCTCCTGGGCCCTCCTGGGCTCAGCAGCCTGAAGGAGGTGCTCTTGCAGGTGTCTTAGCTGTTGCTTCAGCAGGTGAAGCTGTTCTCTCACCCGAGGGCCCCCCTTCCTGCTGCCCCGGTCCCCGGCAGGGCCTGGCCTCAGGGGGCCTTGCTGCGCAGGAAGGCTCTGCTTCCTCTTCCGCTCCCGGGCCTTCTCTGGGCAGCAGGGGCTGTCCCTGGCTGGGGCACTGCCTGGCACCAGAGGGTTAGGGGAGAGGCACATGCCTCGGACAATGGTCTCTACTCTGGCCCTCTTTGCCTGGACGTGCTCATCCCAAAACCAGTCAGGGTCGgccaggctggagctgggggcCTGGGTCCAGGGAAAGGGAGAGTGtctgccctgctccccagggaCCGGGCTCCTTCCATCTTCCATACATGGTTCGGCCCGGTGCGAGCAGGCCTGGGACGGATGAGCAAGCAAGCCGGAGTTTGGATCCATCCCTTGGCTCCACAGAGGCTGTTAGTCAGGGTCACGTGAGAGAATCCCTCCTCCTGAGGTTCTCTGCGGGAGGTGCACCTGGgagctgggggctcctcctcttCACTTGGAGGAAGGATTCAGACTCCAGAGTCCCAGGGCTTATTCACCTCCTGGGCAGACTCTGAAATTGGAGACGGGAGAAAACAGTACCTGTGACTTTGAACACACTTTTCAAACTTGTTTGTGCGGAAGGATCCCCTTTGaatcctgttaaaatgcagattctgactcagcaggtctggggtggggcagaGAATCTGCCTTCGTAATCAACTCGCAGGTGATGCTGTTGGTCCAGACCACACTTTGGGGAGGAGGTTCCTAAGAGCGATCCTCTAAGGAGAAGATTCTTCTGCCGGGGTAACAGGAAAATaatccataataataataacagaaatggCAGCTAACGGCATAACTGCATTGTGCCAAGAACATTACATGCATCACCCAACTGAATTCTCCTAACAGCTCTGAAGGAATGTGGTCATTCCtattttacacataaggaaacaggctcagaggagtTAAGTTACCTCCCTACGGTCATACAGTTAGTGTGAGGCTGGAATCAGAACAAGATGTTTCTGGATTCAGAGTGACAATCTGGAACAGAATCACCCTGCCCACTTGTTAAAAATAGCAAATTCAATGGGCCCACCAGTCCTGCTTAATCAGAATCCCTCAGCTCCCCGGGGCCAAGGCACCTGCCTTTGAAATAAGCaaactaaagtttgagaacctgCTGTTTGACCACAACTGTGTCTCGCTCCTGGAAGAATCAGATTATGCAGTCATAGTTCAACATTTCACGGCACTCATTAAGCACCGACTATACACCAGGCCTTCTTCTGGGCTTTTGGAGAGTCGGTGATGAACAAGATAGCAGCCTTGCTCTTGCGGAGCTGGATTCTAGCAGGGGAAGAGAGAATCAGTAAGTATATTTTCAGGTTGTGATAAGTGTTGTGAAGAAGAAGCACAAGAGATAAAAGCTCTGAGATGAACGAGGGCCCATTGGAAGGTAATGAGCAATATGGCCTtatttagttttatctttttttttttgtctttttctaggcccactcctgcggcatatggaggttcccaggctaggggtctaatcagagctgtagccactggcctacgccagagccacagcaacgcagggtccaagccacgtctgccacctataccacagctcacggcaaccccagatccttaacccactgagtgaggtcaggaattgaacctgcaacctcatggttcctagtcggattcgttaaccactgagccacaatgggaactcctggccttatttagttttaaaaagatcattcttTACTAGGTGGGGAATAAActagggggaggggggcaaggaTTGAAACAAAGGGTCTATTCAGGAGGCTCTTGTGATCATCTCAGTGATAGTAATCCAGGTGAGATGCTTTGGACCAGGGTGGCAGCAATGGGATGTGGCGTCAGATCTTGGATATATGTCAAAGTTGGAGCCAATGGGATTTCCTAGCAGATTGGACATGAGgcccaagagaaaaagaagtatcACTGATAATCACTCCGAAGTGTTTGGCCTGGAAGGTGGGGAGCACCTGAACTGAGATGGGGAGGGCTGTGGAAGGAGCAGGCTTGGGGAGAAATATCAGGAGCCTGGTTTGGGATGTGATAAGTTTGAAAGAATTATTAGACATCTACATGGGGATGTTGAGAATGCAGTTGGATAACTAAGCCTGGGGTTTGGTGAAGGAGATCTAGGCTAGAAAGATAAAATTGAGGGTTGCCGGTGTGTAGATGGATAAACTCACCAAGGAGTGAATGTAGATAGAGAGGAACAGGCGGTGAGGTCTTCGTCCTGGGACAGAACCTGaagaggcaggggcaggaggggaccCCAGCAGGAAACAGGAGCAATCAGTGAAGAAGAACTCTAGGGGTGTGTGAGGTCCAGGGAGCCAAGTGAAAAAAGTGTTTCTTGGAGGAGGAGAGGTCACATCACATGGGAGTGTGAATTGATGGTTCAAATTAGTAATTCAAGGTGTTGATCAGAGTCATTTGGGGTCTTGATCACAGCAGTTTTGgtgcagaggaaggggaggagcctGGTTGGAGTGAATTTTATGGAGAGGACAAGAGGAGGAATTGGTGACATTGACTATGACAACTTTTTAAAGGTGTTTTATAAGGAGGAGAGACATAGAATGGTagctagaaagagagagaggatttcactgttggtgggaatgtaaatgggtgcagccgctgtggaggacagtatggcgtttccttaaaaaactgaaaatagagctaccacatgatccagcaagcGCACTCGTGGGTGTATCTCCAGAGAAAACtgttattcaaaaagatacatacattccagttttcatagcagcactatgtacaatggCCAAAACAttgaaacaaactaaatgtccatcaacagatgaataaatgaatccggctagtatccatgaggatgcgggtttgatccctggcctcgctcagtcggttaaggatccggtgttgctatgagctgtggtgtaggtcacagacacagcttggatcctgcgttcctgtgtctgtggtgtaggccagcagctgtagctccaatatgacccctagtctgggaacctccatatgccgaaggcgaagccctaaaaaaaaaagatgtgggatACATACAGAATGGAGTAttactgtaaaaaagaatgaaataatgccatccaATAAGGACCTAGAGATGGTCaaactaagtgaggtaagtcagagcaagacaaataccatatatcacattataggtgggatctaaaaaaaaaaaaaaggatgcaaatgaacttatttacaaaacagaaatagacttagagaaaacaaactttggTAAACCAAAAGGGAcagtggcagggggtggggagggataaattaggagtttgggattcacatatacacactattatatataaagtagataaacaacaaggacctactctatagcacaggaactatagtcaatatcttatactaacctataatggaaaagaatatgaaaaaagtagatatatatgtgtaactgaatcactttgctgtacacccaaaactaatacaacattgtcaacaactatacttcaatttttaaaaaaaaatttaaaaaaagagggttGCACAAGATAGGAGAAACACCAATATATTGGAAGGCCGATGGCAGGGATGTCGTAGAGAGATACTATTCGTTGATACAGGAAAGAGGAGGGCAATTTCTGGACCCATGTCCTTGGGTAGGAGGGAGGGGGTGCAGTGTGGTGCACATGAGGAGGGCGGAATTTAGAGGGGAGAACCTTTGATGCCTTGGTGGTagcagggggaggggctgtgtAGGCGGACAGGGGCTGGCAGGTGGGTAGATGTGGTGATGAGAGCTGTTAGAAGTCCCTTTTGATCATTTTGGTTTTCTCAGCAACATTGTCAATGGCATTACTTTTCTGAAGTGTAGGTCTGCTTCTGCCCCTCCATGGACTCAGAGCCTTTGCTAGCTTCCTATGGACCGTCAGGTTCAAGACGTCTCAGCTGCTCATGGTCTTACTCTAACTCCTCTGGAGCCACCACCCTCAATACGTGCTTGCGTTTACTGTCCCCTCCCCTGGAAGGCTCTTCTCCCAATTTTCCACCCGACAAACCCCTACTCCTCTCTCAAAATCCAATTAAAGTACCAGCCACTCCCTCAAATGATCAGTGTGCCTTCCTCGTGTCCCCAAGGAGCGCCTGACAGCCTATTGTCACTGGATTTTTGCTGACTCTTAAATAAATTGTTCTCTAAGCACTTCATATAGACTGACTTTTGTGTCCTCATTAGAGGTACGTTATTTCAGATACCTCTAGCACATAGCACAGAGCCTTGGGCATGAAACAATATCAGTACAAAAAGATGAAGACAGGagctccagtcatggctcagtggaaatcaatctaatgagtatccatgaggacactggttcgatctctggcctccatcagtgggttaaggatccagcgttgccatgtgctgtggtgtaggtcacagacacagctgggttctggtgttgctgtggctgtgactaggCTCTCGGCTACAACTtggatttgaccctagcctgggaacctccatatgttgctgctgcagccctaaaaaagacaaaaaaaaaaaaattaagagccagattaaaaaagaagaagacagaagagCATAGAATCACTGACTACCAAATCTCTCTTGTGGGCTAGTTAAAGTGTTGTTTCTGGTGTTCCACATAGTTTGTGTACCCCGGAAGGCATAAGTACTAGAGTGAGAGACGAGGCTCAGCACTTGGGGTCTCCCCAGGCATCCAGCAGCATGATCACCCGCGACCTGGCCCGGGAAGCCTTGGGGAAGCAGCAGCCTGGCAGCTAGCCCTGCGAAACCAACACCAGACCCCCATCTGGAGTggccaccaccagcccccaggcTTCCTTCTGAGGTGCTAGGCTCTAggagccctgcccacccctccctttccctcacCACCCCCCACCTTGTGTCTAGGCAGACTATTAGCCAGCAGAAGCGTGTGGGATTTTTAATATCAAAAcagcaaaacagcaaaaaagaagcTGAATCTCCCTGCTTACTATCCAAGCCACGGGAGAGCCCTCCTTACACCATATAACCATGTACCTTGCACCAAGTGCAAGTTTGGAAAAAATGACGAACACCAAAATGttagctgtaatttttttttttttctgggaggcaGTATTATAAgtgtctttcctcttttcttaatACATTTCTACATTTGGAAAGTAAAATGATCCTGTATTACTTTCATAATCTAAGAAAAGCAGTAAACCTGTTTTAAAAAGGTTGTGACAATGGCTACTTGTATCAGCGAATGTGACAACGCTGCTAGGTAATTTTCAAACAGAAAGCATTACTGCTTTACGCCACACCCAGATAAAGGGCTCTGAGCCACAGGCTGGCCCCCGCACATTTCCTGTTTCTCGGCTGCTGAGACGCAGAGTTTCCATGATTGTCCACAGAGGAGGGTGTAAACGTCTCTGGGCACCGCACCGCAGCACAGTCTGGCTGGATTTCCGGTTGCTGACCTCAAGACATTCTTGCTGGTTTTTGCTTCATTGAAAACACTGAGCTCGTCCACAGTAACTggagatcagagccgcgtctgcgacctacaccacagctcacagcgaggctggatccttaacccactgagtgaggccagggatccaactcacatcctcacagatcccaGTCGggtttcttaactgctgagccatgaagggaatggcCAACATATGCCATGTTTTTAGAACaattcctggcacacagtaaattgCTGATGTGTTAGCTATTGCTATTAGGAATGGGATGAACACTCCTATAGCCTTGGAAACTTATCCTATTATTTTCTGATGTTACATTTCTAGAAGTGGAAATTCTGGGTTAAATATTAGACacatcttaaactttttttttttttgtctttttgccttttctaaggccgctccctcggcatatgggggttcccaggctaggggtccaatcagagctgtagccgcccagcctatgccagagccacagcaatgccagatccgagctgcatctgcaaactatatcacagctcacggcaacgccggacccttaacccactgagcaaggccagggaccgaacctgcaacctcatggttcctagtcagattcgttaaccactgtgccacgatgggaactccaaaacttttatATTTGTTAACCAACTGCTCTCCAGAAATGTACCAACTGATTGGGAGTGGAGATGAGGGTCTGAAGGAGAATTTTCAATTTTGACTCTGTATATTTCTCTtgcaattgaatttttaaaagaatgtgttcaTGCAttacttttacatatattttaaatagccaATTTGCTATCTTACCAGCATTTCGTTAAAAGAACACATATCCcctcatcctcaccaacactaaaTATGGTAGTCTTTTGTCATTATCAGTCTCTTAAATCTTTGCCATCATGATGAGTGAAAGCGTTAcctcatcatttttatttcttactcattGTTCATGTATTTTGGGAGAGTTATGTGATTATATATTATGAAACAAACATGTTTATATTATTTGAGTCAATGACTctgcatttaagaaataaaattaagatgctattaaaaataaaatacattaaaaaatttttttaaattaaataacgTGATACCCACCGATTTATATCAAAAATGATTAtctgaatggataagcaatgtggccctgctgtatagcagagggaactgtatatccaatcacttgttatagaacatgatggaaggcaacatgagaaaaagaatgtatatatatgtatgactgggtcattttgctatacagcaaaaattgacaatattgtaaatcaactatactttaataaaaaattaaaaatgattatcCTACTATGATTTATAAGAGTAgagactggttaaataaattataaagtatgATGTCATCCATGTAATGTTATATCATGcagtcattgaaaaaaatcatatttaagaaGAGTTTATagaacattattttataataaatagtggtagagaaaaatcacatattaaaaatacaaagaggagttcccgccttggctcagtggttaatgtacccgactaggaaccatgaggttgcgggttcgatccctggccttgctcagtgggttaaggatccggtgttgccgtgaactatggtgtaggttgcagatatggcttggatcccgagttgctgtggccactggcgtaggccggcagctacagcttctattcgacacctagcatgggaacctccatatgccacaggagcggcccaagaaatggcaaaaaagaaaaaaaaaaaggataagaaagaaatacattaaaatgttagcagtcttttttttatttttaaaatgatttttatttttttccattatagctggtttacagtgttctcttttccactgttcagcaaggtgacccagtcgcacatctatatagacattcttttttctcatattatcattcTCCACcatcagtgactagatatatataAGTGACCCAGTGCTCTACTGCAGGATCTGATTGCTTAtcaactccaaaggcaatagtttgcatctattaaccccagattcccagtccatcctattccctccccctcttccttggcaaccacaagtctgttctccatgtctctgattttcttttcttttcttttcttttttttttttgtcttttctagggccgctcccgtggcatatgggaggttcccaggctaggggtcgaatcagagctgtagccactagcctacaccagagccacagcaacgcgggatccgagccgcgtctgcaacctacaccacagctcatggcaacgctggatcgttaacccactgagcaagggcagggaccgaacccgcaacctcatggttcctagtcagattcgttaaccactgcgccacaacaggaactcctgattttcttttctgtggagaggttcacttgtgccgtatattagattccagatataagtggtgtttgtctttctctttctgacttacttcgcttagtatgagagtctctaattccatccatgttgctgcaaatggcattatcttgttagCTGTCATTCTTTATGGGTGATAGGAATATGGataattttttctccatttcttctttttatttttctgtattttccatattttcaatGGGTATGTTTtcacattaataatttttttaaaaggcatcctTTGCCttgaataattaaaaactttcatttataggggaggctatgcatgcttggggacagaggaggct encodes the following:
- the PROX2 gene encoding prospero homeobox protein 2 isoform X1, with the protein product MDPNSGLLAHPSQACSHRAEPCMEDGRSPVPGEQGRHSPFPWTQAPSSSLADPDWFWDEHVQAKRARVETIVRGMCLSPNPLVPGSAPARDSPCCPEKARERKRKQSLPAQQGPLRPGPAGDRGSRKGGPRVREQLHLLKQQLRHLQEHLLQAAEPRRAQEGPGGCDTGTGPLRVKQMNGYGSQPWAMDSDHLQGSSGALSRVEKQSVSEEARFLPSGARPLLVILKKELMGAISQAVDSVLQKLLLDPPGPLTQLSRRFQGLVPDEPSSPEAGAWKDQLSPAALPRRAQPQAGGPLGNLPLAKALDSPRFPVSPRMLPKPYPGPPANCPLTVPAHVQEDQTVSQLLGQGPGGHWSSSLPQDSSPQSHPSSEAALRPWGAATLRPLALSRQQCPWPFMASCLERLPIIPSVKMEQGAPQAAMDALPFSSAHLQEGLNPGHLKKAKLMFFFTRYPSSNLLKAYFPDVQFNRCITSQMIKWFSNFREFYYIQMEKFARQAISEGVTNPKMLVVLRDSELFRALNMHYNKGNDFEVPDCFLEIASLTLQEFFRAVSAGKDSDPSWKKPIYKIISKLDSDIPEIFKSSSYAQELFRN
- the PROX2 gene encoding prospero homeobox protein 2 isoform X2 gives rise to the protein MDPNSGLLAHPSQACSHRAEPCMEDGRSPVPGEQGRHSPFPWTQAPSSSLADPDWFWDEHVQAKRARVETIVRGMCLSPNPLVPGSAPARDSPCCPEKARERKRKQSLPAQQGPLRPGPAGDRGSRKGGPRVREQLHLLKQQLRHLQEHLLQAAEPRRAQEGPGGCDTGTGPLRVKQMNGYGSQPWAMDSDHLQGSSGALSRVEKQSVSEEARFLPSGARPLLVILKKELMGAISQAVDSVLQKFNRCITSQMIKWFSNFREFYYIQMEKFARQAISEGVTNPKMLVVLRDSELFRALNMHYNKGNDFEVPDCFLEIASLTLQEFFRAVSAGKDSDPSWKKPIYKIISKLDSDIPEIFKSSSYAQELFRN